The genomic window TGGTGCTGTTCGGCAAGGTGGCCACGCAACTGCTCGAGATGATGGGCACCAGCGGCCGCGACCAGGGCGCGCTGCGTGCGGAGGACCTGCCAGCTGCCCTCGATCGCCTGAAGGCGGCCTTGTCGCAGCGGCCGGACTCCGACGAGACCGACCCGGATGCCGATGA from Pseudomonadota bacterium includes these protein-coding regions:
- a CDS encoding DUF1840 family protein, whose product is MLIEFKTEHDGSLVLFGKVATQLLEMMGTSGRDQGALRAEDLPAALDRLKAALSQRPDSDETDPDAD